The DNA window CACCGTGAAGCCCATCCAGGCGAGGAAGTTGCCCACGTAGAGCGGGTTGCGGCACCAGGCAAACGCGCCGTAGGTCACGAGGCGCTGCACGTCGCGTGAGCGTCTGCGCGTTACGGTGCCCGCTGCAGCCACGCCCGCCGTGCGAATGGCTTCACCGAGGGCCACGAGGCCAAGCCCCACCGACCACGAGGTGACGGTCTGCGCGCCGGGCACAAGCAGCGGCACGGCCAGGAACGGCACCGGCAGCCAGCCGCGATTCTTGAACAGCACTTGCCCGATGCGTGCGGCAGTGGAGCGCTCCGCCTCGGAGATGACGGGAGCGGCGGCGTTGGTTGTCATGCCAGCGTGGAAAGAAAG is part of the Gemmatimonas sp. UBA7669 genome and encodes:
- a CDS encoding methyltransferase family protein, whose translation is MTTNAAAPVISEAERSTAARIGQVLFKNRGWLPVPFLAVPLLVPGAQTVTSWSVGLGLVALGEAIRTAGVAAAGTVTRRRSRDVQRLVTYGAFAWCRNPLYVGNFLAWMGFTVVSGVYWFLPVALIVFAVEYTFIVRYEEGVLESIFGQEYLDYKKRTPRWFGRPPKGSTSGPHDWAEAMWSERSTILQYIALIGAFLLKARYLD